A window from Betta splendens chromosome 1, fBetSpl5.4, whole genome shotgun sequence encodes these proteins:
- the LOC114860719 gene encoding myelin-oligodendrocyte glycoprotein-like isoform X2 — protein sequence MNVIHFFVLIFLAEAAVAQHDAVCQTQPVKVVEGDDVTLRCRLRPSFDVTGYTVDWTRVELHQVVHLYRHRKDDTGPQMEQYRTRTELSHQNLSRGVLDLHISSLHLSDAGEYRCHVPRLSASCTQTVTVGKRDEDGTSTTKAPPIKTTEPHTPGVSAGEPVQVPVVICVSIAAAVVLTLVTCGSVRHCSRRIRRREEMLNANHEVVVLSLNP from the exons ctcAGCATGACGCCGTCTGCCAGACGCAGCCAGTGAAGGTGGTAGAAGGTGATGATGTAACTCTACGCTGTCGTCTGCGTCCGTCCTTCGATGTGACTGGTTACACGGTGGATTGGACCAGAGTGGAGCTCCACCAGGTGGTCCATCTGTACAGACACAGGAAGGATGACACCGGTCCACAGATGGAGCAGTACAGAACCCGGACCGAGCTCAGCCATCAGAACCTGAGCAGAGGAGTCCTGGACCTGCACATTTCCTCACTTCACCTGTCTGACGCTGGAGAGTACAGATGCCATGTCCCAAGACTGTCAGCGAGCTGCACCCAGACCGTCACTGTGG GGAAACGAGATGAAGACGGTACCAGCACCACCAAAGCTCCACCAATAAAAACCACCGAGCCTCACACCCCTG gtgTGTCGGCCGGTGAACCAGTGCAGGTCCCTGTCGTCATCTGTGTCTCCATCGCTGCTGCCGTCGTCCTGACGCTGGTAACGTGTGGATCAGTCC GTCACTGCTCAAGGAGAatcagaagaagagaagagatgCTGAACGCAAACCACGAAGTGGTGGTTTTATCACTTAATCCATAG
- the LOC114860719 gene encoding myelin-oligodendrocyte glycoprotein-like isoform X4: protein MRQKKSSSLKAQHDAVCQTQPVKVVEGDDVTLRCRLRPSFDVTGYTVDWTRVELHQVVHLYRHRKDDTGPQMEQYRTRTELSHQNLSRGVLDLHISSLHLSDAGEYRCHVPRLSASCTQTVTVGKRDEDGTSTTKAPPIKTTEPHTPGVSAGEPVQVPVVICVSIAAAVVLTLVTCGSVRHCSRRIRRREEMLNANHEVVVLSLNP from the exons ctcAGCATGACGCCGTCTGCCAGACGCAGCCAGTGAAGGTGGTAGAAGGTGATGATGTAACTCTACGCTGTCGTCTGCGTCCGTCCTTCGATGTGACTGGTTACACGGTGGATTGGACCAGAGTGGAGCTCCACCAGGTGGTCCATCTGTACAGACACAGGAAGGATGACACCGGTCCACAGATGGAGCAGTACAGAACCCGGACCGAGCTCAGCCATCAGAACCTGAGCAGAGGAGTCCTGGACCTGCACATTTCCTCACTTCACCTGTCTGACGCTGGAGAGTACAGATGCCATGTCCCAAGACTGTCAGCGAGCTGCACCCAGACCGTCACTGTGG GGAAACGAGATGAAGACGGTACCAGCACCACCAAAGCTCCACCAATAAAAACCACCGAGCCTCACACCCCTG gtgTGTCGGCCGGTGAACCAGTGCAGGTCCCTGTCGTCATCTGTGTCTCCATCGCTGCTGCCGTCGTCCTGACGCTGGTAACGTGTGGATCAGTCC GTCACTGCTCAAGGAGAatcagaagaagagaagagatgCTGAACGCAAACCACGAAGTGGTGGTTTTATCACTTAATCCATAG
- the LOC114860719 gene encoding myelin-oligodendrocyte glycoprotein-like isoform X1 yields MNFIFLFVLSFVAEAAVAQHDAVCQTQPVKVVEGDDVTLRCRLRPSFDVTGYTVDWTRVELHQVVHLYRHRKDDTGPQMEQYRTRTELSHQNLSRGVLDLHISSLHLSDAGEYRCHVPRLSASCTQTVTVGKRDEDGTSTTKAPPIKTTEPHTPGVSAGEPVQVPVVICVSIAAAVVLTLVTCGSVRHCSRRIRRREEMLNANHEVVVLSLNP; encoded by the exons ctcAGCATGACGCCGTCTGCCAGACGCAGCCAGTGAAGGTGGTAGAAGGTGATGATGTAACTCTACGCTGTCGTCTGCGTCCGTCCTTCGATGTGACTGGTTACACGGTGGATTGGACCAGAGTGGAGCTCCACCAGGTGGTCCATCTGTACAGACACAGGAAGGATGACACCGGTCCACAGATGGAGCAGTACAGAACCCGGACCGAGCTCAGCCATCAGAACCTGAGCAGAGGAGTCCTGGACCTGCACATTTCCTCACTTCACCTGTCTGACGCTGGAGAGTACAGATGCCATGTCCCAAGACTGTCAGCGAGCTGCACCCAGACCGTCACTGTGG GGAAACGAGATGAAGACGGTACCAGCACCACCAAAGCTCCACCAATAAAAACCACCGAGCCTCACACCCCTG gtgTGTCGGCCGGTGAACCAGTGCAGGTCCCTGTCGTCATCTGTGTCTCCATCGCTGCTGCCGTCGTCCTGACGCTGGTAACGTGTGGATCAGTCC GTCACTGCTCAAGGAGAatcagaagaagagaagagatgCTGAACGCAAACCACGAAGTGGTGGTTTTATCACTTAATCCATAG
- the LOC114860719 gene encoding butyrophilin-like protein 10 isoform X3, with protein MEGTTAFFPFSPKSQHDAVCQTQPVKVVEGDDVTLRCRLRPSFDVTGYTVDWTRVELHQVVHLYRHRKDDTGPQMEQYRTRTELSHQNLSRGVLDLHISSLHLSDAGEYRCHVPRLSASCTQTVTVGKRDEDGTSTTKAPPIKTTEPHTPGVSAGEPVQVPVVICVSIAAAVVLTLVTCGSVRHCSRRIRRREEMLNANHEVVVLSLNP; from the exons ctcAGCATGACGCCGTCTGCCAGACGCAGCCAGTGAAGGTGGTAGAAGGTGATGATGTAACTCTACGCTGTCGTCTGCGTCCGTCCTTCGATGTGACTGGTTACACGGTGGATTGGACCAGAGTGGAGCTCCACCAGGTGGTCCATCTGTACAGACACAGGAAGGATGACACCGGTCCACAGATGGAGCAGTACAGAACCCGGACCGAGCTCAGCCATCAGAACCTGAGCAGAGGAGTCCTGGACCTGCACATTTCCTCACTTCACCTGTCTGACGCTGGAGAGTACAGATGCCATGTCCCAAGACTGTCAGCGAGCTGCACCCAGACCGTCACTGTGG GGAAACGAGATGAAGACGGTACCAGCACCACCAAAGCTCCACCAATAAAAACCACCGAGCCTCACACCCCTG gtgTGTCGGCCGGTGAACCAGTGCAGGTCCCTGTCGTCATCTGTGTCTCCATCGCTGCTGCCGTCGTCCTGACGCTGGTAACGTGTGGATCAGTCC GTCACTGCTCAAGGAGAatcagaagaagagaagagatgCTGAACGCAAACCACGAAGTGGTGGTTTTATCACTTAATCCATAG